Proteins encoded within one genomic window of Anopheles gambiae chromosome 3, idAnoGambNW_F1_1, whole genome shotgun sequence:
- the LOC3291909 gene encoding uncharacterized protein LOC3291909, with translation MLEEMRYIKLPAKTYRTIANTNKLHFSLDGLGAPKRHFVKVNVAEFVSEIKKRPILYNTTHQDYRRISLRNDAWIEVALAMNLSEQECKKRWRSMRDAFIKTVRNKNETERKAWIHYRLLEFMLPYLSSRKEDFEASNECSQCIENDEEIDYLEVDSDDELFDGTIAVSYVTHDGKEVFQVMHAPIKQEMPVEDETMQQDTEEEIEDGNEEEEEEQEQLQPLPYSPLPGPEYLLATTTDDEAEQDEVELYEEQQPQHNDYPLEWHTEHLESDGREMDDDAELNESLPSKRLKTELPSASVSIASSSSPSPVTVQQEATVPPLAQQQPSPPPPPPPPVQQEESKESDARLGITDPDERFLLSCAPILRRLPNKKNLLARLRIQQLLFELEYDEKYCYEGT, from the exons ATGTTAGAAGAGATGCGGTACATAAAGCTGCCGGCGAAAACGTACCGCACGATAGCGAACACAAACAAGCTGCACTTCAGCCTGGACGGGCTGGGGGCCCCGAAGCGCCACTTTGTGAAGGTGAACGTGGCGGAGTTTGTGAGCGAAATCAAGAAGCGCCCGATCCTGTACAACACCACCCACCAGGACTATCGGCGCATCAGCCTGCGGAACGACGCCTGGATCGAGGTGGCGCTGGCCATGAACCTGTCCGAGCAGGAGTGCAAGAAGCGGTGGCGCAGCATGCGCGACGCATTCATCAAAACGGTGCGCAACAAGAACGAGACGGAGCGGAAGGCGTGGATACACTACCGGCTGCTGGAGTTTATGCTGCCGTACCTGTCCTCCAGGAAGGA AGACTTTGAGGCGAGCAACGAGTGCAGTCAGTGTATAGAGAATGACGAGGAAATCGATTACCTTGAGgtcgacagtgacgacgagctGTTCGATGGAACGATCGCCGTCTCGTACGTAACGCACGACGGGAAGGAGGTGTTCCAAGTAATGCACGCACCCATCAAGCAGGAAATGCCCGTTGAGGACGAAACGATGCAGCAAGACACGGAAGAAGAGATTGAGGATGGcaatgaggaggaggaggaagagcagGAGCAGCTGCAACCACTGCCGTACAGTCCACTGCCCGGCCCGGAGTATCTGCTCGCGACCACCACGGACGACGAAGCCGAGCAAGACGAAGTGGAGCTGTACGAAGAGCAACAGCCACAGCACAACGATTACCCGCTCGAGTGGCACACGGAGCACCTGGAAAGCGACGGGCGAGAAATGGACGACGATGCGGAGCTGAACGAATCTCTACCAAGCAAGCGTTTGAAGACCGAACTTCCCTCGGCGTCGGTTTCGATCGCTTCATCGTCCTCTCCCTCCCCGGTAACGGTGCAGCAGGAAGCAACTGTTCCACCTTTAGCACAGCAACAACcatcgccgccaccgccaccgcctccACCGGTCCAGCAGGAGGAAAGCAAAGAGTCCGACGCACGGTTAGGCATTACCGATCCGGACGAGCGGTTTCTACTGTCCTGTGCACCGATCCTGCGAAGGCTACCGAACAAGAAGAACCTGCTGGCGCGGTTACGAATACAGCAGCTGCTGTTCGAGCTCGAGTACGACGAGAAGTACTGCTACGAGGGTACGTAA
- the LOC1280098 gene encoding mediator of RNA polymerase II transcription subunit 17: MSLSANISVEAPIENQIQEIAYDGTEIYQLPPTLSEHLAKCATKIDFSKTSSDIDLLQQSIKKEDEKKEEESKDPKEQFQSSLWPWDSVRNKLKEALTEVCVLSDVLNIAKEKRYMVLDPIPQEPPEVKQMVLVYARKKALASAANILQSGVERLKAVQSDQGVSRSNSTDFHIELLRLRRNWRLKKVSNTIIGDLSYRTAGSKFMHPGMFEVTKAEDEESGSPPASPSGSGAAGTVACPKINSALRVNVPTELQGVAFIKVITQKDQEDLCTATVNMMGSTQLVPQAGAWQQTLEYAQNVLFCKELFNQLAREAVQLQAPIPHVVVGNQIRATLLPGIQLIISLCHSTSSDSNNSSEPIKDHDHVLEHSLHQLLREFHHKNTHHPFPHPASGPLGPSKKRMLAGPSAYDRHELLEMTKSQTLLEQIIAQAQHIFTRRRTQYVLDTVARDVKDPMITSHWNAMNSPTMSCVKINITSHGYDANLRTSLVIHVKERSLKCICRDGRIMHMSYEPQELRDLILCQISQHQIVCLQNLAKCMAWQILSSSSHLGIGSVEPLGNASSCVLASPNSDRLIAVQVRCDSQIDVKVFIAQSPAKDFFPGSLVQGRHWEHLGGHFKEVRFDKMEGKNFHNKMEFLMASLTSQS, encoded by the exons ATGTCGCTCTCGGCGAATATAAGTGTCGAGGCACCGATAGAAAATCAAATACAGGAGATAGCCTACGATGGTACAGAGATTTACCAGCT TCCGCCGACCCTCTCGGAACATCTGGCAAAGTGTGCCACCAAGATCGACTTCAGCAAAACCTCCAGCGATATCGATCTGCTGCAGCAATCAATCAAAAAGGAGGATGAAAAGAAGGAGGAAGAATCGAAAGACCCGAAGGAACAGTTCCAGTCGAGCCTGTGGCCCTGGGACTCGGTACGCAACAAGCTGAAGGAAGCGCTGACGGAAGTGTGCGTACTGTCGGACGTACTAAACATTGCCAAGGAAAAGCGCTACATGGTGCTGGATCCGATTCCGCAAGAACCGCCGGAAGTGAAGCAGATGGTACTGGTGTACGCACGCAAGAAAGCGCTGGCCAGTGCGGCCAACATACTGCAAAGTGGGGTGGAGCGGCTGAAAGCGGTCCAGAGCGACCAGGGTGTAAGCCGCTCCAACTCGACCGATTTTCACATCGAGCTGCTGCGGTTGCGGCGCAACTGGAGGCTGAAGAAGGTTTCCAACACTATCATCGGAGATTTGAGCTACCGGACGGCTGGCTCGAAGTTTATGCACCCGGGCATGTTCGAGGTGACGAAGGCGGAGGATGAAGAGTCCGGTTCGCCGCCGGCCAGCCCGTCCGGGTCGGGGGCCGCCGGGACGGTCGCCTGCCCGAAGATCAACTCGGCGCTGCGCGTGAACGTGCCGACCGAGCTGCAGGGTGTGGCGTTCATCAAGGTCATCACGCAGAAGGACCAGGAAGATCTCTGCACCGCCACGGTCAACATGATGGGCTCGACGCAGCTGGTACCGCAGGCCGGCGCCTGGCAGCAGACGCTCGAGTACGCCCAGAACGTGCTGTTCTGCAAGGAGCTGTTCAACCAGCTGGCCCGGGAAGCGGTCCAGCTGCAGGCACCGATCCCGCACGTCGTCGTGGGCAACCAGATCCGGGCGACGCTGCTCCCGGGCATCCAGCTCATCATCAGCCTGTGCCACTCGACGTCCTCCGATTCGAACAACAGCTCGGAACCGATCAAAGATCACGACCACGTGCTGGAGCACAGTTTGCACCAGCTGCTGCGCGAGTTTCACCACAAAAACACGCACCACCCGTTCCCGCACCCGGCCAGCGGGCCGCTGGGCCCGAGCAAGAAGCGTATGCTGGCCGGGCCCTCGGCGTACGATCGGCACGAGCTGCTCGAGATGACGAAATCGCAAACGCTGCTCGAGCAGATCATTGCCCAGGCGCAGCACATTTTCACGCGCCGCCGCACGCAGTACGTGCTCGATACGGTGGCGCGGGACGTGAAGGACCCGATGATTACCTCGCACTGGAACGCGATGAACAGTCCGACGATGTCGTGCGTCAAGATTAACATCACCTCGCACGGGTACGATGCGAACCTGCGCACCTCGCTCGTAATCCACGTGAAGGAGCGCTCGCTGAAGTGTATCTGTCGCGACGGGCGCATCATGCACATGTCGTACGAGCCGCAGGAGCTGCGCGATCTGATCCTCTGCCAGATTAGCCAGCACCAGATCGTGTGTTTGCAGAATCTGGCCAAATGCATGGCGTGGCAGATActgtccagcagcagccatctGGGCATTGGGTCGGTGGAACCGCTCGGCAATGCGAGctcgtgcgtgctggcgtcgCCGAACAGTGATCGGCTGATTGCGGTACAGGTGCGGTGCGATTCGCAGATCGACGTGAAGGTGTTTATTGCCCAGAGCCCGGCGAAGGACTTTTTCCCCGGTTCGTTGGTGCAGGGCCGCCACTGGGAGCATTTGGGTGGACATTTTAAGGAG GTCCGGTTTGATAAGATGGAGGGCAAGAATTTCCACAATAAAATGGAGTTCCTGATGGCAAGTCTCACCAGCCAGTCGTAG
- the LOC1280099 gene encoding RNA-binding protein Rsf1, whose product MGDSKGTRVYVGNLTDKVKKEDLEGEFTKYGKLNSVWVAFNPPGFAFIEFENKEEAETACDNLNGQDILGSKLRVEISKGRRNPRGASRGFRGPPGRNGGSGGGSIGGSGGGSSFRNGSRGGFRDGGGSSYRSGSSGGGGSSFRGGSRSSGRFDGGYGSSGGGGGRSSGYSRDGGRDGGYGSSGGSFGGGGGYGGGRSSGGGGGGGGGGGRFRSRSPVGGRGRY is encoded by the coding sequence ATGGGCGATTCGAAGGGCACGCGCGTCTACGTCGGCAACCTGACCGATAAAGTGAAGAAGGAGGATCTCGAGGGCGAATTCACCAAGTACGGTAAATTGAACTCTGTCTGGGTAGCTTTCAATCCACCAGGTTTCGCGTTCATTGAGTTCGAAAACAAGGAGGAGGCGGAAACGGCCTGCGACAATCTGAACGGCCAGGACATACTCGGCTCGAAGCTGCGCGTCGAAATCTCGAAGGGCCGGCGCAACCCGCGCGGCGCTTCGCGTGGCTTCCGCGGGCCGCCGGGCCGCAACGGGGGCAGCGGTGGCGGCAGTATCGGTGGCAGTGGCGGTGGCAGTAGCTTCCGGAATGGGTCGCGCGGTGGCTTCCGGGACGGTGGCGGCTCGAGCTACCGGAGCGGCAgtagtggcggcggcggtagcAGCTTCCGTGGCGGGAGCCGTAGCTCCGGCCGGTTTGACGGCGGGTACGGTAgcagtggcggcggtggtggacgCTCGAGCGGTTACAGTCGGGATGGGGGCCGCGACGGTGGCTACGGCAGCAGTGGCGGCAGCTTCGGAGGCGGTGGCGGTTATGGTGGTGGTCGTagcagtggcggcggcggcggtggtggtggcggtggcggacGTTTCCGTTCACGGTCGCCGGTTGGTGGTCGTGGTCGGTATTAA